Part of the Nothobranchius furzeri strain GRZ-AD chromosome 2, NfurGRZ-RIMD1, whole genome shotgun sequence genome, tgtggggctggggggtgcgtcaacatggttgggacatagaagggggtgcgcggctaaataagtttgggagccACTGCTGTAGACGTTTTCCAACTGCATGGATCAACTAAGGCAGTTTCTTTAGATCTTATTGTGAggtattcattttctttttcttgtgtGAACTTTATTTACAGCCTCGTTGTTGTAAGGGTAGATTATTTGCAGATTTACAGGTTATGACAGAAAATGTGAATAATACAAACTAGAGGGCTATGAAGGTGTAATTTAACTTATCATTGCTGATTGGCAAAAGCAAAAGCTTTTGTTTTGTGTGGTTCTTAGATTCACAGGAAGGCTCCACAGCTGAGGACCAGCCACAGGGAGCCCTTTCTCCCTGAGTTTTTAAGTGTGTTTTTGGACCAATTGAAAAAGGCCATGAGTTAGATCTCATGTTTCTGGTGGGAGTGTAGATGGACAATAACTCGCTGACGCATGGTGAATCCATGAAGAGATTTAAAAACAAAGAGGACTTTGAAAGGATTCCTGTTGTACACAGGGATCCAATGAAGATGTTCCAGTACTGGGGTTATATGTTCACACTTTATGGTGCTAGTCAGTAAGCTCCATTTTGAACCAACTGGAGTCTATTTAAAGATAACTGATCCAGGCCCAAGTAAAGTCAAAATATTACATGTCTAAACATCTCTGTACCTTTACTCCTGTCCTACCCTTTTATCACTTTGGTTTCACTCATTTGactatttcctctctgtcttccaCAGCCCAAATACAGCCATCAAGAAATGTCACAGAAGAGGTTATTTGTGGTCCTTCTTCTTGTTTGTACTCTCAGTCTTTTGGTGTACAACAGGAACTACTTCAGCTGGTTAGTGATTGAAATGCAAACACACTTTTTTTTCAAACTGCTTCTCTTGTCTACCAACTATTTCTGTCATGAATATTGTTTCTACATTGCTGTTTGCCTCAGCTTGAATTACTTAAAACATACATCTTTATTTTTAATCTAAGGAAATTGGATACCTTTAGTGTGCTGCATTTGACTACTCTGGCTCCCTTTGTTCAACAAAAACAGACGCAACAACCACAACAGCACcaccaacaacaaaaacaacagcagcaaaAACCACCACAGCAGGAACAGCAACAACAAAAACAGCAGCAACAGCAAACATTAAAGCAGCAACAGAAACAACTaaagcagcagcaacaacaagaACAACAGCAGAAGCAGCTACAACTaaagcagcagcaacaacagcagcagcgacaacaacaacagcagcaggaacagcaacaaaaacagcagcagcagcagcaacaacaacaacaggagCAACAACAACAGGagcaacaacagcaggagaaacaacaacaacaacaaaaactgcagcagcaacaacaacagcaacaacaacaggagcagaaccaacaacaacagcaggagaaacaacaacaacaggagCAGAATCAACAACAactacagcagcaacaacaacagcagcaacaagaacaggagcaacaagaacaacaacagcagcagcagcagcagcaacaagaacaacaacagcaggagaaacaACTACAACTGCAGCAACAGCAACAACAGGAGCAACAACAACAGGAGCAgaaccaacaacaacagcaggagaaacaacaacaacaggagccgaatcaacaacaacaacagcagcaacaacaacaacaggagcagaatcaacaacaacaacagcagcaacaagaaaaggagaaacaacaacaacaacagcagcagcaacaagaacaacagcaacagcagcaacaaCCACAGGAGCagaaccaacaacaacaacagcagctacaacaacagcagcaacaagaacaggagcagcagcagcagcaacaacaacaacagcagcagcagcaacaacaacaacaacagcaggagaaacaACAACAGGAGCAACAACAACAGGAGCAGAtgcaacaacaacagcaggagaaacaacaacaacaacaggagcagaatcaacaacaacaacagcagcaacaactACAGGAGCAgaaccaacaacaacagcaggagaaacaacaacaacaggagcagcatcaacaacaacaacagcagcaacaagaaaaggagaaacaacaacaacagcagcaacaagaacaacaacaggAGCAGAAtcaacaacagcagcaacaaccaCAGGAGCAgaaccaacaacaacagcaggagaaacaacaacaacaggagcagaatcaacaacaacaacagcagcaacagcaaAGGGAAATGAAACAGTACCCTATCCTTGACTCTACCCCAGCCTCCAATCCGAAGCCGAAGCACACCAACATTGTCTTCCTCAAGACCCACAAAACGGCCAGCACCACCATCCAGAACATGCTGTTTCGTTTTGCTGAGCGCAACAACCTGACAGTGGCATTGCCTACGCAAAGCTGTGGTCACCAGTTTTGTTACCCACTTTCCTTCTCCACTAAGTTTGTTTATCCACAAAAAAAACCACCGAACATAATCACTAGTCACATGCGCTTCAATCGATATGCAGTACAAAGCCTTATGCCAGACAATACAATATACTTCACTATCCTGAGGGAGCCAGCTTCTATGTttgaatctttgttcagttactaTGGTAACCATAGTGAGGCCTTCAGGAGGGTCCCTCAAGGCTCCCTGAAAGCCTTCTTAGCAAACCCCTTAAAATACTACCGGCCACAAGGGAAGAACGCCATGTATGTTCACAACACTTTGACCTTTGACTTAGGTGGTAACAAAGATTGGCCAAGAGGGGATGTGGCTTCTGCAAAAGCCTTTGTGGCAAAGGTGGAGAAAGTTTTTTCCTTGGTGATGATTTCTGAGTATTTTGATGAATCTCTAGTTCTTCTTCGACATCTTCTCTCTTGGGACTTGGAAGACATTGTGTATATTAAACTTAACATGAGAACTGAACAATCTAAGAAGAGTCTTTCTTCGGATGTTTCTGAAAAGATCTATGCCTGGAATTCCATGGATGCATACCTTTATGAGTACTTTaatgcatcattctgggtcaaactGTCAGAACTGGGCCTAGACAGTGTGGCGAAGGAAGTGGATCTTATTCGACAGGCCCAACAGAAGCTAATGAAAAGCTGTTTTGGTGGGCAGTTACCACTTCAGCGTTCGGCTTCTGAGATCAAACGCAAGGAACTCCGTCCTTGGGAGCCCAGTAAAAAAGTTGGCATAGTTGGTTATGAACTCCCATCAAATATTGGCAAGAAGGCAAAGGAGCTCTGCCTCAAGTACATCATGCCAGAGGTCACATACACAACCAGGCTTCTTTACAACCAGTTACTGCAACAGCGGCAAAAATGAGTTCAACGCAAACACTCCAAAACAGTCCACCATAAATCTTCCAAGTCTACTGCCTTGTAATTTGATCATAGTGACAAGTCAGACTGTCTTTCTTGTTTAATCCAGAAGCATTTTGGTATAAAAAAGTTTGAAAACAAAGGTTAACCATATCTGGACTTCAGCCAACTACAATGGACCAGAATGGGTTTTATGTAAAAGTGGTCCCCTGTAGAATATCCGCTACATGCGTCTTGAATTCAATGGATAATACAATGTTAAGCTCAGAGTGTGCATTGTCTGATATGGACATTGGTATCAAATTTCCtaaatgtattttttgttttCTAACCTCAGTGTAGCTCAAACACTTGGTTAtttggtgatggtggcacaggagttaggtgtTCGCTccgtaaccggaaggttgcaggttcgagccccactcagtttgtcgctgtcgttgtgtcctttggcaagacattttaccccccttgcctgctggtggtggtcggagggaccggtggcaccaatgcttggcagcctcgcctctgtcagtgctcatccccaccagggtgtgaatgtgtgtatgaatgggtgaatgactgattgtgatgtaaagtgccttggggtttccaggactctagaaggtgctttatcaaatatcaaatacaggccatgtacGCCACCTAAAGTCTTTGACTTGCATATTGACAATAGAAGACTGGTTATCAGGCCTCTGAAACAGACAGACTGAATCAAACAATCAACACCAACACAAGAACAAACAAACGTTATTTCGTTTTCGTCTATCTTAAATCTAGTTGTGATGCAAAATGTAGTTGGTTTAattcacaaaacaaacaaaaataaacttgtCTTATCATATGTTAGACCATGCAACCATGCTTATAGACCAGATCTGAATGAGAAGTTTGACCGAATGAAAACCATGAGCAAATTATTTTCTGTGGCCTTGCAGTGCGTGCTTCGTGTAGTGGGTTTGGTCGAATTGATGGAAAAACAAGATTCTAGGTGAGAAGCATTGTTTTTATCACATATCAACCCCTTGGAATCATAACACGGTCAGAGTGAGTTGGAGATCAATGTAGCCAAGGAGCTCATTACATCTCTGAAACAAGACTTTACTGTGGAACCTCTAATCAGTCTGTTGAACGTGAGGAACACTTTAAATACTTAGGCTCATTCAGACTGTCGGCTCAGTTTAGCCAAAAACACTGACTACATCTTTAAGAAATGCTCACAGAGAAAAGCTTGGAAGTCTGGGTGTCAGTCGGCAAACCCTAGAGCTTGTTTATAAAGCAACTGTGAAGAGCATTCTGACTCTGCACCTCCCAGCCTGGTCTGGTCATGTGAACTGCAAATTCACGTCTGCGAATTGTCTCGTGGGCAGACAAAATAGTTGACAGACCTCAGAAAACTTTCTCCCAGTTGGCTGCTGAAAGAATGAGGAACATTGCAAGTAacatttgggccattcccatctgtaccgggtcggcccgggccgggtagccccagtcggccccagcctggcccggttgattccacacatccttgccttaagcccatgtgggctgattctacccaccaatcagaggcttgcactaatggaaggtgtgaatttgctgtcagcggtgggtgtgttggccctggtcggcctgaagcagaccccctcgagaagagggctgagaatgagccttggttggcccggaaaaataccaggccacccagatatgtaaacaacctacgctacccggcccgggccgacccggtacagatgggaatggcccaatagtagcAGACAGCAGTCATCCTCTCTTCTGTCAGTTTGAAGCCTTGAGTTCAGGAAGGCATTTTAGGGTGCCTCTTGCAGCCAAAATATCTATATAAGAAATCATTTGTACCAAGTGCTGTATTGATCCTTAACCAAGGTAAATGATGAGACCCAACCAGAGGACAAAGTGTCATGAATGCTTGTATGTATGAATGTGCATATACTCCACGATAGACAATAAAGttgttttctattctattctattctattctattctattatattatattatattatattatattatatccccACTAGAACCAGTGTCTACCCAATAATTGGATACATTTTTGGAGCACACCCTGGATAGTTTGCCACTTCAGACCAGGACCACATAGagtgggggtcggcaacccgcggctctctgtgcttgtaaaataatgaatggatgtttaaataaaatgctttatattttactgcattaagttTACAtcagtatgccaattctaaatgtaaagattgtctgcgtaaacctgaacagttccaacccggtcttactgtgagaccgggttgacgggtcacgcttgtgcgtattcataggcgctttctgagctgaagaggatgtgagattctgggactctcctcagacaggctcctggatgtgtcgccacattggagacaggaacaagcactattcagccaaagtttcataatcagggaacattttataagtgacaagtctcgcttcagtcggaggaatcttcctgcatgcgctctggctctgcgacgcgctccaagcccctctccacatcttcagctcgctgggcACCAtacgtacacgctgacagtgagctgcgctgagcagtgtccagctcagatgttcagatgggaatcttttcttgagtgatttagctacatctgcgatgtgcgtagaataaaatgtcagttcgtctgcatgtgtcggggtcaaggccggattaaccatatgggcaactgggcaattgcccagggcccacaaactctaaagggcccagggcagcaagggtacgagcaaaatactgtaggcctatctgtaatctcccgctttataaactatggtgaccgtacgtctggttttccccggacatgtccacttttcactctctgtccggactgggggttcttgatgaaaatgtccggcttttcatccaggagcagggatcgaattatgtgggagctggatatcctacatccAGGCGAGCCgggaaaaagttttctacctatattacatcatttacggACTCTTCTGacaagagagcacagagagcggcacagcgctgcgttgttgcgcagcgctccaggctgctgcttccagcgcacggtctatTCTCAAAGTGAcgcaaccaaaaaaactataattagcacacgatcgttcatgtccgcacatgttctctattttctgtcttatttgcgcctgaagcgctctACTGCGGagccctgtgctgcggtgatttcaccttacTGACGCaggatcgaaacgcgctctccgctttgcggtcaggagatcctttgatctgctcaaaagtaaccgatgaggtgaaaaagtaagaatccaggcagcagattttctggagagcttagaggagatgcaggaagatgagagacacaggacaggaaaatggttcaataaaagcaagaaaacaaaacaaagtgttgaaaagtaaaatgtaggtagatttatctgcactacacgtttttacctgtataaaaacaataagttatacacatgtaatatttatacaattcagatcaccttcgtaACTCaatcacacacccagggctgtttcaagacattttgggggccaaggctaaatgacccccccccccccccccccccccaactgggctccccagaagcctctgagtAATTattaccctgtccaggagtgttagttatacagtgtttgtaaaagcccctcagacattactgacatgttctaatattatcagattaaaaactaaatgatcagacatgctgtctcatctgtttattgtctaaacttgcaaaaagtaacaaaactatttgaaagccactatttgtggattctctgaaagtttcca contains:
- the LOC107374146 gene encoding involucrin, with protein sequence MSQKRLFVVLLLVCTLSLLVYNRNYFSWKLDTFSVLHLTTLAPFVQQKQTQQPQQHHQQQKQQQQKPPQQEQQQQKQQQQQTLKQQQKQLKQQQQQEQQQKQLQLKQQQQQQQRQQQQQQEQQQKQQQQQQQQQQEQQQQEQQQQEKQQQQQKLQQQQQQQQQQEQNQQQQQEKQQQQEQNQQQLQQQQQQQQQEQEQQEQQQQQQQQQQEQQQQEKQLQLQQQQQQEQQQQEQNQQQQQEKQQQQEPNQQQQQQQQQQQEQNQQQQQQQQEKEKQQQQQQQQQEQQQQQQQPQEQNQQQQQQLQQQQQQEQEQQQQQQQQQQQQQQQQQQQEKQQQEQQQQEQMQQQQQEKQQQQQEQNQQQQQQQQLQEQNQQQQQEKQQQQEQHQQQQQQQQEKEKQQQQQQQEQQQEQNQQQQQQPQEQNQQQQQEKQQQQEQNQQQQQQQQQREMKQYPILDSTPASNPKPKHTNIVFLKTHKTASTTIQNMLFRFAERNNLTVALPTQSCGHQFCYPLSFSTKFVYPQKKPPNIITSHMRFNRYAVQSLMPDNTIYFTILREPASMFESLFSYYGNHSEAFRRVPQGSLKAFLANPLKYYRPQGKNAMYVHNTLTFDLGGNKDWPRGDVASAKAFVAKVEKVFSLVMISEYFDESLVLLRHLLSWDLEDIVYIKLNMRTEQSKKSLSSDVSEKIYAWNSMDAYLYEYFNASFWVKLSELGLDSVAKEVDLIRQAQQKLMKSCFGGQLPLQRSASEIKRKELRPWEPSKKVGIVGYELPSNIGKKAKELCLKYIMPEVTYTTRLLYNQLLQQRQK